In a single window of the Desulfovibrio sp. Huiquan2017 genome:
- a CDS encoding tRNA-dihydrouridine synthase family protein — protein sequence MNQFPITPDSPWLAPLAGYSDLPFRLLARRYGCVVACSEMVSVKGMAFKNSGTRRLIATSPEDDPMVLQLFGSEAQYFPPVMEKLVSMGYRNFDLNAGCPVRKVLKSGSGVQLMEDLDKLVELAAIMVAKAAEHPRGGRVGVKFRLGFNKGEEVFLDLARRLEDAGVDWVTLHPRYGKQMFAGEANWAKLAELKQTVSIPVVGSGDLFSAEDGVRCIEQTGIDAVMFARGALYDPSIFARYTALRRGDPMPVRDGAFLADIVREHIRLTQLYEGDTRSFRKIRSIIPRYAKGLKGIRALRASLLQCTTWDDLEQAAHAIRDLERADPDTPWPPVDDICQ from the coding sequence ATGAATCAATTTCCCATCACCCCCGACAGCCCTTGGCTGGCCCCACTGGCAGGCTATTCCGACCTGCCTTTCCGCCTGCTCGCGCGCCGTTACGGCTGCGTGGTGGCCTGCTCCGAAATGGTCTCGGTCAAGGGCATGGCCTTCAAGAATTCGGGCACCCGCCGGCTCATCGCCACCAGCCCCGAGGACGACCCCATGGTCCTCCAGCTCTTCGGCTCCGAAGCGCAATATTTCCCGCCGGTCATGGAAAAACTCGTTTCCATGGGCTACCGCAATTTCGACCTCAACGCGGGCTGCCCGGTGCGCAAGGTCCTCAAGTCGGGGTCCGGGGTCCAGCTCATGGAGGACCTCGACAAACTGGTCGAGCTGGCCGCCATCATGGTCGCCAAGGCCGCCGAACACCCGCGGGGAGGCCGCGTGGGCGTCAAATTCCGCCTGGGCTTCAACAAAGGCGAGGAGGTCTTCCTGGACCTGGCCCGCCGACTTGAGGACGCGGGAGTCGATTGGGTCACCCTGCATCCGCGCTACGGCAAGCAGATGTTCGCAGGCGAAGCGAACTGGGCCAAACTGGCCGAGTTGAAACAGACCGTGTCCATCCCGGTCGTCGGTTCCGGCGACCTGTTTTCGGCCGAGGACGGAGTGCGCTGCATCGAACAGACCGGCATCGACGCCGTTATGTTCGCCCGGGGCGCACTCTACGACCCGTCCATCTTCGCCCGATACACCGCCCTGCGCCGAGGCGACCCCATGCCCGTGCGCGACGGCGCCTTCCTGGCCGACATCGTCCGCGAACACATCCGCCTGACCCAGCTGTATGAAGGGGACACGCGTTCCTTCCGCAAGATCCGCTCGATCATCCCGCGCTACGCCAAGGGACTCAAGGGCATCCGCGCCCTGCGCGCCTCCCTGCTCCAATGCACGACCTGGGACGACCTGGAACAGGCCGCCCACGCCATACGGGATTTGGAACGCGCCGACCCGGATACCCCCTGGCCCCCTGTTGACGACATTTGCCAATAG